One region of Coriobacteriia bacterium genomic DNA includes:
- a CDS encoding response regulator transcription factor, with amino-acid sequence MKRVLVVSDDAHSRAWVVQAVTSLDVLVSEGHVSELQKRLLDGDTDLVVLDGGRSPDALGQLVEQAASSGADLRLLVLVEPEGLQVLRLPVRVPSDFLVRGASSEELSARVRSLLWPGEEVTRQELIRVDDLTINLATYQATLHGTPIDFTYLEYALFAFLVTHPGRTYSREVLLRRVWGSDYYGGSRTVDVHIRRIRSKVGHELSRRLETVRNVGYLWNG; translated from the coding sequence ATGAAGCGAGTCCTCGTCGTCTCGGACGACGCACATAGCCGAGCATGGGTGGTGCAAGCCGTCACAAGCCTGGACGTTCTGGTGTCCGAGGGGCATGTGAGCGAGCTTCAGAAGCGGCTGCTCGACGGCGACACGGATCTCGTGGTGCTCGATGGCGGCCGTAGCCCCGATGCGTTGGGCCAGCTCGTTGAGCAGGCCGCATCCAGCGGCGCCGACCTGCGGCTTCTCGTGCTCGTCGAGCCCGAGGGCCTACAGGTTTTGCGGCTGCCGGTTCGCGTGCCGAGCGATTTTCTCGTGCGCGGAGCGTCCTCAGAGGAGCTGTCGGCTCGCGTTCGCAGCCTGCTGTGGCCGGGTGAAGAGGTGACTCGCCAGGAGCTCATCCGCGTCGACGACCTCACGATCAACCTCGCGACGTACCAGGCGACTCTGCACGGCACGCCGATCGACTTCACGTACCTGGAGTACGCACTCTTCGCCTTCCTCGTCACGCACCCAGGCCGCACGTACTCGCGCGAAGTACTGCTGCGCCGAGTGTGGGGGAGCGACTACTACGGCGGATCGCGCACCGTCGACGTGCATATCAGGCGCATCCGCTCCAAAGTGGGCCACGAGCTCTCGCGCCGTCTGGAGACGGTGCGCAACGTGGGCTACCTCTGGAACGGCTAA
- a CDS encoding methyltransferase domain-containing protein, translating to MGFFNWAAPMFHRSDTRWTAEDVRIIAGWLGPFVPTGGSLLDIGGGTGGLAILLARELGANVTVLDPTPEMVRYVPSNVGVEVVLGEAEAMPLPSGAFDAALMSDSFHHLRDQRVALRETARVLRADGGVLVLELDPSGLGVRIVSGVERLLGEPGGFLTPEAMVRLMAECGIAGQPEPQHGASYRFLGRSVQAKQPDCEA from the coding sequence ATGGGCTTCTTCAACTGGGCCGCGCCGATGTTCCACCGCTCGGACACACGCTGGACCGCCGAGGACGTCCGGATCATCGCTGGCTGGCTGGGCCCGTTCGTGCCCACTGGCGGCAGCCTGCTCGATATCGGTGGCGGCACGGGTGGACTTGCCATCCTCCTCGCACGGGAGCTCGGCGCAAATGTCACGGTCTTGGACCCGACCCCTGAGATGGTTCGCTATGTACCATCGAACGTCGGGGTCGAGGTCGTGCTCGGTGAGGCCGAGGCGATGCCGCTGCCATCCGGGGCGTTCGATGCCGCGCTGATGAGCGACTCGTTCCACCATCTCCGAGACCAACGCGTGGCACTACGAGAAACCGCGCGCGTCCTGCGCGCCGACGGTGGCGTGCTCGTGCTCGAACTGGACCCGAGCGGACTCGGCGTGCGAATAGTGTCTGGCGTGGAGCGGCTTCTCGGAGAGCCCGGGGGCTTCCTCACGCCAGAGGCGATGGTGCGGTTGATGGCCGAGTGCGGAATCGCCGGGCAGCCAGAACCCCAGCACGGGGCGTCGTATCGATTCCTCGGCCGCTCAGTTCAGGCCAAACAGCCTGACTGCGAGGCTTAG